A stretch of the Alnus glutinosa chromosome 6, dhAlnGlut1.1, whole genome shotgun sequence genome encodes the following:
- the LOC133871954 gene encoding sulfite exporter TauE/SafE family protein 3-like isoform X2, protein MTEFAAKWWWGLRSVWMVLLNFLVALVFVSAERDLRLGASTFNATESTNYLLRAVNFLWQPDQSGYQHVWPEMKFGWQIVVGTIIGFCGAAFGSVGGVGGGGIFVPMLNLIIGFDPKSATAMSKCTSTKAFFKGVETWKKETIMKKEAAKRLESNGSGGAEVEYKPLPSGPSNGIQKDTKGLEVTILENVYWKELGLLVFVWVAFLAIQIAKSHTTTCSTAYWVWNLLQIPVSCGVSLYEAVGLYKGHKVIASAGDEGTNFRVHQLVIYCILGVMAGVVGGLLGLGGGFIMGPLFLELGVPPQVSSASATFGMTFSSSMSVVEYYLLKRFPVPYALYFIVVATIAALVGQHIVRKLIILCGRASLIIFILAFTIFISAISLGGVGISNMIMKIQQHEYMGFENLCNYDA, encoded by the exons ATGACTGAGTTTGCAGCGAAATGGTGGTGGGGTTTGAGATCGGTGTGGATGGTGTTGTTGAATTTTCTCGTGGCTTTGGTGTTTGTTTCGGCGGAAAGGGATCTGAGACTAGGAGCTTCAACATTCAATGCAACTGAATCCACTAATTACCTTCTCAGAGCCGTAAATTTCTTATGGCAACCCGACCAGTCAGGTTATCAACACGTTTGGCCG GAGATGAAATTTGGGTGGCAAATTGTGGTGGGTACTATAATTGGATTCTGTGGAGCAGCATTTGGGAGTGTTGGTGGCGTTGGTGGTGGTGGCATTTTTGTTCCTATGCTTAACCTAATTATTGGGTTTGATCCAAAGTCGGCAACAGCTATGTCAAAAT GCACATCAACAAAGGCATTCTTTAAGGGTGTTGAAACATGGAAAAAGGAAACCATTATGAAAAAG gaGGCTGCTAAGCGACTGGAGTCAAATG GTTCTGGTGGTGCAGAAGTGGAATACAAGCctcttcctagtggcccaagcAATGGCATTCAAAAGGACACCAAAGGACTAGAG GTTACTATTCTGGAGAATGTTTATTGGAAGGAACTTGGACTTCTCGTTTTTGTTTGGGTCGCATTCCTTGCCATTCAGATCGCCAAG AGTCATACAACTACTTGTTCAACAGCATACTGGGTATGGAACTTGTTGCAG ATCCCTGTTTCTTGTGGGGTATCTTTGTATGAGGCAGTTGGTCTTTACAAGGGACACAAAGTAATTGCATCGGCGGGAGATGAAGGGACAAATTTTCGAGTCCATCAGCTGGTTATCTATTGCATCTTGGGTGTAATGGCAGGGGTAGTTGGTGGGCTGCTTGGACTAGGTGGAGGCTTTATTATGGGTCCACTATTTTTGGAGCTGGGAGTTCCCCCTCAG GTCTCAAGTGCCAGTGCCACCTTTGGAATGACCTTCTCTTCATCTATGTCCGTTGTGGAATACTACCTTCTGAAACGTTTTCCTGTCCCTTATG CTCTCTACTTCATTGTCGTGGCTACTATTGCAGCCTTAGTAGGGCAGCATATTGTGAGAAAGTTGATCATTTTATGTGGAAGAGCATCTCTAATCATCTTTATTCTTGCCTTCACTATATTTATTAGTGCAATTTCACTTG GTGGGGTTGGCATATCAAACATGATTATGAAGATTCAACAGCACGAATACATGGGATTTGAGAACCTCTGCAACTATGATGCATAG
- the LOC133871954 gene encoding sulfite exporter TauE/SafE family protein 3-like isoform X1: MTEFAAKWWWGLRSVWMVLLNFLVALVFVSAERDLRLGASTFNATESTNYLLRAVNFLWQPDQSGYQHVWPEMKFGWQIVVGTIIGFCGAAFGSVGGVGGGGIFVPMLNLIIGFDPKSATAMSKCMIMGAAVSTVYYNLKLRHPTLDMPIIDYNLVLLIQPMLMLGISIGVSFNVLFADWMVTVLLIILFIGTSTKAFFKGVETWKKETIMKKEAAKRLESNGSGGAEVEYKPLPSGPSNGIQKDTKGLEVTILENVYWKELGLLVFVWVAFLAIQIAKSHTTTCSTAYWVWNLLQIPVSCGVSLYEAVGLYKGHKVIASAGDEGTNFRVHQLVIYCILGVMAGVVGGLLGLGGGFIMGPLFLELGVPPQVSSASATFGMTFSSSMSVVEYYLLKRFPVPYALYFIVVATIAALVGQHIVRKLIILCGRASLIIFILAFTIFISAISLGGVGISNMIMKIQQHEYMGFENLCNYDA, translated from the exons ATGACTGAGTTTGCAGCGAAATGGTGGTGGGGTTTGAGATCGGTGTGGATGGTGTTGTTGAATTTTCTCGTGGCTTTGGTGTTTGTTTCGGCGGAAAGGGATCTGAGACTAGGAGCTTCAACATTCAATGCAACTGAATCCACTAATTACCTTCTCAGAGCCGTAAATTTCTTATGGCAACCCGACCAGTCAGGTTATCAACACGTTTGGCCG GAGATGAAATTTGGGTGGCAAATTGTGGTGGGTACTATAATTGGATTCTGTGGAGCAGCATTTGGGAGTGTTGGTGGCGTTGGTGGTGGTGGCATTTTTGTTCCTATGCTTAACCTAATTATTGGGTTTGATCCAAAGTCGGCAACAGCTATGTCAAAAT GTATGATCATGGGTGCAGCAGTCTCAACTGTTTACTACAACCTTAAGCTAAGGCATCCTACACTTGATATGCCCATCATTGACTACAATTTGGTACTGCTCATCCAGCCAATGCTCATGCTGGGCATTAGCATAGGAGTGTCTTTCAATGTTTTATTTGCTGATTGGATGGTCACAGTTTTGCTTATCATTCTCTTtatag GCACATCAACAAAGGCATTCTTTAAGGGTGTTGAAACATGGAAAAAGGAAACCATTATGAAAAAG gaGGCTGCTAAGCGACTGGAGTCAAATG GTTCTGGTGGTGCAGAAGTGGAATACAAGCctcttcctagtggcccaagcAATGGCATTCAAAAGGACACCAAAGGACTAGAG GTTACTATTCTGGAGAATGTTTATTGGAAGGAACTTGGACTTCTCGTTTTTGTTTGGGTCGCATTCCTTGCCATTCAGATCGCCAAG AGTCATACAACTACTTGTTCAACAGCATACTGGGTATGGAACTTGTTGCAG ATCCCTGTTTCTTGTGGGGTATCTTTGTATGAGGCAGTTGGTCTTTACAAGGGACACAAAGTAATTGCATCGGCGGGAGATGAAGGGACAAATTTTCGAGTCCATCAGCTGGTTATCTATTGCATCTTGGGTGTAATGGCAGGGGTAGTTGGTGGGCTGCTTGGACTAGGTGGAGGCTTTATTATGGGTCCACTATTTTTGGAGCTGGGAGTTCCCCCTCAG GTCTCAAGTGCCAGTGCCACCTTTGGAATGACCTTCTCTTCATCTATGTCCGTTGTGGAATACTACCTTCTGAAACGTTTTCCTGTCCCTTATG CTCTCTACTTCATTGTCGTGGCTACTATTGCAGCCTTAGTAGGGCAGCATATTGTGAGAAAGTTGATCATTTTATGTGGAAGAGCATCTCTAATCATCTTTATTCTTGCCTTCACTATATTTATTAGTGCAATTTCACTTG GTGGGGTTGGCATATCAAACATGATTATGAAGATTCAACAGCACGAATACATGGGATTTGAGAACCTCTGCAACTATGATGCATAG
- the LOC133871954 gene encoding sulfite exporter TauE/SafE family protein 3-like isoform X3, with amino-acid sequence MATRPVRLSTRLAGMIMGAAVSTVYYNLKLRHPTLDMPIIDYNLVLLIQPMLMLGISIGVSFNVLFADWMVTVLLIILFIGTSTKAFFKGVETWKKETIMKKEAAKRLESNGSGGAEVEYKPLPSGPSNGIQKDTKGLEVTILENVYWKELGLLVFVWVAFLAIQIAKSHTTTCSTAYWVWNLLQIPVSCGVSLYEAVGLYKGHKVIASAGDEGTNFRVHQLVIYCILGVMAGVVGGLLGLGGGFIMGPLFLELGVPPQVSSASATFGMTFSSSMSVVEYYLLKRFPVPYALYFIVVATIAALVGQHIVRKLIILCGRASLIIFILAFTIFISAISLGGVGISNMIMKIQQHEYMGFENLCNYDA; translated from the exons ATGGCAACCCGACCAGTCAGGTTATCAACACGTTTGGCCG GTATGATCATGGGTGCAGCAGTCTCAACTGTTTACTACAACCTTAAGCTAAGGCATCCTACACTTGATATGCCCATCATTGACTACAATTTGGTACTGCTCATCCAGCCAATGCTCATGCTGGGCATTAGCATAGGAGTGTCTTTCAATGTTTTATTTGCTGATTGGATGGTCACAGTTTTGCTTATCATTCTCTTtatag GCACATCAACAAAGGCATTCTTTAAGGGTGTTGAAACATGGAAAAAGGAAACCATTATGAAAAAG gaGGCTGCTAAGCGACTGGAGTCAAATG GTTCTGGTGGTGCAGAAGTGGAATACAAGCctcttcctagtggcccaagcAATGGCATTCAAAAGGACACCAAAGGACTAGAG GTTACTATTCTGGAGAATGTTTATTGGAAGGAACTTGGACTTCTCGTTTTTGTTTGGGTCGCATTCCTTGCCATTCAGATCGCCAAG AGTCATACAACTACTTGTTCAACAGCATACTGGGTATGGAACTTGTTGCAG ATCCCTGTTTCTTGTGGGGTATCTTTGTATGAGGCAGTTGGTCTTTACAAGGGACACAAAGTAATTGCATCGGCGGGAGATGAAGGGACAAATTTTCGAGTCCATCAGCTGGTTATCTATTGCATCTTGGGTGTAATGGCAGGGGTAGTTGGTGGGCTGCTTGGACTAGGTGGAGGCTTTATTATGGGTCCACTATTTTTGGAGCTGGGAGTTCCCCCTCAG GTCTCAAGTGCCAGTGCCACCTTTGGAATGACCTTCTCTTCATCTATGTCCGTTGTGGAATACTACCTTCTGAAACGTTTTCCTGTCCCTTATG CTCTCTACTTCATTGTCGTGGCTACTATTGCAGCCTTAGTAGGGCAGCATATTGTGAGAAAGTTGATCATTTTATGTGGAAGAGCATCTCTAATCATCTTTATTCTTGCCTTCACTATATTTATTAGTGCAATTTCACTTG GTGGGGTTGGCATATCAAACATGATTATGAAGATTCAACAGCACGAATACATGGGATTTGAGAACCTCTGCAACTATGATGCATAG